Proteins encoded by one window of Roseibium sp. Sym1:
- a CDS encoding glycine--tRNA ligase subunit alpha produces MRPENSFQGLILTLQRFWADQGCVVLQPYDMEVGAGTFHPATTLRSLGPRPWKAAYVQPSRRPTDGRYGENPNRLQHYYQFQVILKPSPANLQELYLNSLYAIGLDPKVHDIRFVEDDWESPTLGAWGLGWECWCDGMEVSQFTYFQQVAGFECSPVSGELTYGLERLAMYIQGVDNVYDLNYNGMDGADKVTYGDVFLQAEQEYSRHNFEHADTDMLFRHFKDAEAECRSLLEAGARARDDNGANVHQVVLPAYDQCIKASHAFNLLDARGVISVTERQSYILRVRELAKACGAAFLETEAGGVGYHNQAAE; encoded by the coding sequence ATGCGTCCGGAAAACTCCTTTCAAGGCCTGATCCTGACCCTGCAGCGCTTCTGGGCGGACCAGGGCTGCGTGGTTCTGCAGCCCTATGACATGGAAGTCGGCGCAGGCACCTTTCACCCGGCGACGACCTTGCGCTCCCTCGGGCCGCGCCCGTGGAAGGCCGCCTATGTGCAGCCGTCCCGCCGCCCGACAGACGGCCGCTACGGCGAGAATCCGAACCGGCTGCAGCACTATTACCAGTTCCAGGTGATCCTGAAGCCGTCTCCGGCGAACCTGCAGGAGCTGTACCTGAACTCGCTCTACGCCATCGGCCTCGACCCGAAGGTGCATGACATCCGCTTTGTCGAGGATGACTGGGAAAGCCCGACGCTGGGCGCCTGGGGCCTTGGCTGGGAATGCTGGTGCGACGGCATGGAAGTGTCCCAGTTCACATACTTTCAGCAGGTGGCCGGGTTCGAATGTTCGCCGGTCTCCGGGGAACTGACCTACGGCCTGGAACGGCTGGCCATGTATATCCAGGGCGTCGATAACGTTTATGACCTGAACTACAACGGCATGGACGGGGCCGACAAGGTCACCTATGGCGACGTCTTCCTGCAGGCAGAGCAGGAATATTCCAGGCACAATTTCGAGCACGCGGACACGGACATGCTGTTCCGTCACTTCAAGGATGCCGAGGCCGAATGCCGGTCGCTTCTGGAGGCCGGTGCCAGGGCGCGGGACGACAACGGCGCCAATGTGCACCAGGTGGTGCTGCCGGCCTATGACCAGTGCATCAAGGCCAGCCACGCGTTCAACCTGCTTGATGCCCGCGGCGTGATTTCGGTCACCGAGCGCCAGAGCTACATTCTGCGCGTGCGCGAGCTGGCCAAAGCCTGCGGCGCAGCCTTCCTGGAGACCGAGGCCGGCGGCGTCGGCTACCACAACCAGGCAGCGGAATGA
- a CDS encoding PilZ domain-containing protein, which translates to MKIPEGAVLHILVLDFDTLACEETSASEFSQTGCRIQSTRHKEIGKTLGLRIAGFEQMVKARISGIGAGDIAVHYEFADSETSEKRSERRRKVSIPAFVSGKTSQEGFSCEIIDASPSGCRLSSLKLQGLPADIQLQIPGLDLPVNGRIVWRAEGLAGVRLLWQFARGARKGQERIRPPGLAEKAGAKSGRKADSSGFGVRRNRDTG; encoded by the coding sequence ATGAAAATCCCAGAAGGTGCCGTGTTGCACATCCTGGTCCTGGACTTCGACACACTGGCCTGCGAGGAGACGTCCGCCTCGGAGTTCAGTCAGACCGGCTGCCGAATTCAGTCCACCAGGCACAAGGAAATCGGAAAGACGCTCGGTCTGCGGATCGCCGGTTTCGAGCAGATGGTCAAGGCACGCATATCCGGGATCGGTGCCGGTGACATTGCCGTGCACTACGAGTTTGCCGACAGCGAGACGAGTGAAAAGCGGAGCGAACGGCGTCGCAAGGTGTCCATTCCGGCTTTTGTGAGCGGCAAGACGAGCCAGGAAGGGTTCAGCTGCGAAATCATAGATGCAAGTCCGTCCGGATGCCGGCTTTCAAGTCTGAAGCTTCAGGGCTTGCCGGCCGATATTCAACTCCAGATCCCGGGGCTGGATCTTCCGGTGAACGGCAGGATTGTCTGGCGCGCCGAAGGATTGGCCGGCGTCAGGCTCTTGTGGCAGTTCGCACGCGGCGCTCGAAAGGGGCAGGAGCGTATCCGGCCACCCGGCCTCGCCGAAAAAGCCGGTGCCAAGTCAGGGCGCAAGGCGGACTCCTCGGGATTTGGCGTCAGGCGCAACCGGGACACCGGCTGA
- a CDS encoding uracil-DNA glycosylase, which yields MQHFPDDPRQIEALLDFYASAGVDCFPGEDPVDWFALTRQQAEQRNQARMQATSPAAPIAVSPGPGAVRSQPVPGLPPAAPHSPASDSSHPAVLPDGEAIAMARDLAARAASLDDLQACLAAFEGCNLKLTAKKLVFADGNPEARLMFVGEAPGRDEDLQGKPFVGRSGQLLDRMLGAIGLDRSSAYIANVVPWRPPGNRTPTPQETEICKPFIVRQIELVNPDVLVFLGAASAKTLLGVQDGIRKMRGRWMTYPGGGKEIAAIATYHPAYLLRSPLEKRLSWRDFLSIRNRLADKTLD from the coding sequence TTGCAGCATTTTCCAGACGACCCGCGCCAGATCGAAGCCCTGCTGGATTTCTATGCCAGTGCGGGCGTGGACTGTTTTCCGGGCGAAGACCCAGTCGACTGGTTCGCGCTCACCCGGCAGCAGGCCGAACAGCGCAACCAGGCACGGATGCAGGCAACTTCGCCCGCAGCTCCTATCGCGGTGTCTCCGGGTCCGGGCGCGGTCCGGTCGCAGCCTGTTCCGGGCCTGCCTCCGGCTGCGCCTCATTCCCCGGCATCCGATAGCAGTCACCCGGCTGTCCTGCCGGACGGAGAGGCCATCGCCATGGCCCGCGACCTTGCGGCACGCGCGGCGTCGCTTGACGACTTGCAGGCCTGCCTGGCGGCCTTCGAGGGCTGCAATCTCAAGCTGACGGCCAAGAAACTGGTCTTTGCCGACGGCAATCCGGAAGCCCGGCTGATGTTTGTCGGCGAGGCACCGGGACGGGACGAGGACCTGCAGGGCAAACCTTTTGTCGGCCGGTCCGGACAGCTGCTCGACCGGATGCTTGGCGCGATCGGCCTCGACCGGTCGTCGGCCTATATCGCCAATGTGGTGCCCTGGCGTCCGCCGGGAAACAGGACACCGACGCCGCAGGAAACCGAAATCTGCAAGCCTTTCATCGTCAGGCAGATCGAACTGGTCAATCCGGATGTCCTGGTGTTCCTGGGGGCGGCCTCTGCGAAGACCCTGCTCGGGGTGCAGGACGGCATTCGCAAGATGCGCGGGCGCTGGATGACGTATCCGGGCGGCGGCAAGGAAATTGCGGCCATTGCGACCTATCATCCGGCTTATCTCCTGCGCAGTCCGCTGGAGAAACGCCTGTCCTGGCGCGACTTTCTCAGCATCCGGAACAGGCTCGCCGACAAAACCCTTGATTGA
- a CDS encoding LemA family protein, which produces MAWFFLALLIALSVFAIILYNALVRKRQMVEEGWSGIDVQLKRRANLIPNLVETVKGYTSHENETLKSVTELRAEVGALPQDDVAGRARVEGMLSQALGRLFAVAEDYPDLKASQNFSDLHQSLDEIENAIQMARRYYNGAVRNLNVAVESFPSNLIASQFKFEKAEYFEIEDEADRAVPNVKF; this is translated from the coding sequence ATGGCCTGGTTTTTTCTCGCGCTCCTGATCGCGCTCAGCGTCTTTGCGATCATTCTCTACAATGCTCTCGTCAGGAAACGGCAGATGGTCGAGGAGGGCTGGAGCGGCATCGATGTCCAGCTGAAGCGCCGGGCCAACCTGATCCCGAACCTGGTCGAAACCGTCAAGGGCTACACCTCCCACGAAAACGAGACGCTGAAATCGGTCACCGAGCTTCGGGCGGAAGTCGGTGCCCTGCCTCAGGACGATGTCGCCGGCCGTGCCAGGGTGGAAGGCATGCTGTCGCAGGCGCTGGGCCGGCTGTTCGCCGTTGCCGAGGACTATCCGGACCTGAAAGCCAGCCAGAACTTCTCCGACCTGCACCAGTCCCTCGACGAGATCGAAAACGCCATCCAGATGGCCCGCCGGTATTACAACGGCGCGGTGCGCAACCTGAACGTTGCGGTCGAGAGTTTCCCCTCCAACCTGATTGCCAGCCAGTTCAAGTTCGAGAAAGCGGAATATTTCGAGATCGAGGACGAGGCCGACCGGGCCGTGCCGAACGTGAAATTCTGA
- a CDS encoding PilZ domain-containing protein, translating into MAIDTDNSIAALVVDLADMSCFEAVVYDLTEEGCWIASDKVDLLKEEVGLRIAGFNKLIRGTVVAYGDQEAQLSFQFKREEPGEKREEIRRPVWITAVICGKTHPITMKCRVVDASKSGCRLEGDALERLPNEIEISIPGLDLPINGTIVWRRQGQAGVRLQWPFEPEPEPKTEQLLKALEEETRAKPKRGPKKKISAFGS; encoded by the coding sequence ATGGCTATAGACACGGACAACAGCATTGCGGCGCTGGTCGTCGATCTGGCGGACATGTCTTGTTTCGAGGCTGTTGTCTACGACCTGACCGAAGAAGGGTGCTGGATCGCTTCCGACAAGGTTGACCTGCTCAAGGAGGAGGTCGGGCTCAGGATTGCCGGTTTCAACAAGCTCATTCGCGGAACGGTGGTCGCCTATGGAGACCAGGAAGCGCAGCTGTCGTTTCAGTTCAAGCGGGAAGAGCCGGGCGAAAAGCGTGAGGAGATCCGCCGTCCGGTCTGGATCACGGCGGTCATCTGCGGCAAGACGCACCCGATAACGATGAAGTGCCGTGTCGTCGATGCCAGCAAGTCCGGTTGCCGCCTCGAAGGCGATGCGCTCGAACGTCTGCCGAATGAGATCGAGATCTCCATTCCCGGCCTCGATCTGCCGATCAACGGTACGATCGTCTGGCGCAGGCAGGGCCAGGCCGGTGTGCGGCTGCAATGGCCGTTCGAGCCCGAACCGGAGCCGAAGACGGAACAGCTGCTGAAGGCTCTGGAAGAGGAAACCAGGGCGAAACCCAAGCGCGGCCCCAAAAAGAAGATCAGCGCCTTCGGCTCCTGA
- a CDS encoding S49 family peptidase has product MLSTLRSYLPKPFRNDKTIIPVVRLQGAIGGGGPIKSALSLSTAAIPLEKAFSVKKAPAVALIINSPGGSPVQSRLIFKRIRDLAKEKEKDVLVFVEDVAASGGYMIAVAGDEIFVDPSSIVGSIGVVAAGFGFTEMIKKIGVDRRVYTAGEKKVILDPFQPEVEEDIEYLKGLQQDIHETFIDLVKSRRGDVLAEDPDLFTGKFWTGRTAIQLGLVDAIGDLRGVLKERYGEKTEPKLISAPRGLFGRKGGVGVGLDHGRLVEGLGGELISSVEERALWARYGL; this is encoded by the coding sequence GTGCTTTCCACTCTTCGCAGCTATCTTCCCAAACCGTTTCGCAACGACAAGACCATCATTCCGGTCGTGCGGCTGCAAGGCGCTATCGGCGGTGGGGGCCCAATCAAGTCGGCTCTGTCCCTGTCCACCGCGGCCATTCCTCTCGAAAAGGCCTTCTCGGTAAAAAAAGCGCCGGCCGTCGCGCTGATCATCAATTCGCCCGGCGGGTCGCCCGTCCAGTCGCGACTGATCTTCAAGCGTATCCGTGATCTTGCAAAAGAGAAGGAAAAGGACGTTCTCGTCTTTGTCGAGGATGTCGCCGCCAGCGGCGGCTACATGATCGCGGTTGCCGGTGACGAGATCTTTGTCGATCCGTCCTCTATCGTCGGCTCCATCGGCGTGGTCGCGGCCGGTTTCGGCTTCACGGAGATGATCAAGAAGATCGGTGTCGACCGCCGGGTCTACACGGCAGGTGAGAAGAAGGTCATTCTCGATCCGTTCCAGCCGGAAGTGGAAGAGGACATCGAATACCTGAAAGGTCTCCAGCAGGACATTCACGAGACCTTCATCGATCTGGTGAAATCCCGCCGCGGCGACGTGCTTGCCGAGGACCCGGACCTGTTTACAGGCAAGTTCTGGACGGGCCGGACCGCGATCCAGCTGGGCCTGGTGGATGCCATCGGCGATCTGCGTGGTGTCCTGAAGGAGCGCTATGGCGAAAAGACCGAGCCGAAACTGATTTCCGCGCCGCGCGGCCTGTTCGGCCGCAAGGGTGGGGTCGGGGTCGGTCTGGACCATGGCAGACTGGTCGAGGGACTTGGCGGCGAGCTGATATCGTCGGTGGAGGAGCGGGCATTGTGGGCGCGCTACGGCCTTTAA
- a CDS encoding MATE family efflux transporter: MSKDTSRANSFTHGPIGPTLLKTALPIVLVMSMNGLLTVADAVFLGIYVGPDALSAVTLMFPAYMLLAALATLVSSGMSSLLARHLGGGRMDEARAVFAGAHGLALTAGILLIVLLLGIGRTATQVAADGSAEIAAMSYVYLAITIGFSPLMFVLAVNSDALRNEGHVMMMAGLSLSVSLANLALNYVLIVLLDLGVAGSALGTVLAQALALVFVVGYRLSGRTTIGPRDVFAQPLTSDWPGILSLGAPQSLSFIGIALGASATITVLQRFGAEGYETTVAAFGVTTRIMTFAYLPLLGLSMAFQTMVGNNAGALLWQRSDATLRLGLGLAFLYCLALEAGLTFAAPWIGRAFVDDPVVIGEIGRILPVMVAMYFAAGPLMVVATYFQALGDARRAALLSLVKPYAFFLPLLFVLPLGFGEPGIWLSGPVAEGLLVLLTAAVLAGAARSGSARWGLFRAQVSA; encoded by the coding sequence ATGTCCAAGGACACCTCCCGGGCGAATTCCTTCACCCATGGACCAATCGGTCCGACCCTTTTGAAGACCGCCCTGCCGATCGTGCTTGTCATGAGCATGAACGGACTTCTCACGGTCGCCGACGCCGTCTTTCTCGGGATCTATGTCGGCCCGGACGCACTCAGCGCGGTCACTCTCATGTTTCCCGCCTACATGCTTCTGGCCGCCCTGGCGACGCTGGTTTCCAGCGGCATGTCGAGCCTGCTCGCCCGGCACCTGGGCGGTGGCCGCATGGACGAGGCCCGCGCGGTCTTTGCCGGAGCTCACGGACTGGCACTGACCGCCGGTATCCTCCTGATCGTGCTTCTGCTCGGCATTGGCCGGACGGCAACACAGGTGGCGGCCGACGGATCGGCCGAGATCGCCGCCATGAGTTACGTCTACCTGGCAATCACCATCGGATTCTCGCCCCTGATGTTCGTGCTGGCGGTCAATTCCGACGCCCTTCGCAACGAAGGCCATGTCATGATGATGGCCGGGCTCAGCCTGTCCGTGTCGCTGGCCAACCTGGCGCTGAACTACGTGCTGATCGTCCTTCTCGATCTCGGCGTGGCCGGCAGTGCGCTCGGGACGGTGCTGGCGCAGGCGCTCGCGCTTGTCTTTGTTGTCGGCTACCGGCTGAGTGGCCGCACGACAATCGGCCCGAGGGATGTTTTTGCACAGCCGCTGACATCGGACTGGCCCGGCATCCTGTCACTCGGCGCGCCGCAGAGCCTGAGTTTCATCGGCATCGCGCTCGGGGCATCGGCAACCATCACCGTTCTGCAACGGTTCGGCGCCGAAGGTTACGAGACCACGGTGGCCGCCTTCGGCGTGACCACAAGGATCATGACCTTTGCCTATCTGCCGCTGCTCGGTCTTTCCATGGCTTTCCAGACGATGGTCGGCAACAATGCAGGCGCATTGTTGTGGCAGCGCTCGGATGCCACGCTTCGCCTCGGACTCGGGCTCGCCTTTCTCTACTGCCTTGCGCTGGAAGCCGGGCTGACATTCGCCGCGCCATGGATCGGCCGCGCCTTTGTCGATGACCCCGTGGTCATCGGCGAGATCGGCCGTATCCTGCCGGTGATGGTGGCGATGTATTTCGCCGCAGGGCCGCTCATGGTGGTGGCGACCTATTTCCAGGCGCTCGGGGACGCCCGCCGTGCGGCGCTGCTCAGCCTGGTGAAGCCCTATGCGTTCTTCCTGCCGTTGCTGTTCGTGTTGCCGCTCGGCTTCGGTGAACCGGGTATCTGGCTGTCCGGTCCCGTGGCGGAAGGCCTGCTTGTCCTGTTGACCGCTGCCGTGTTGGCGGGAGCCGCGCGGAGCGGGTCGGCACGCTGGGGCCTGTTCCGGGCGCAAGTCTCGGCCTGA